The sequence gtccatcatcccatgtggtcggtccctccctcactcatgacctattttcaacaattcatcaattgacgaacaattgttcaaaaattagggtttcgaacaaacgctccacaaatcatcattatgagcaagttcaaacactaataaatttatattgatccaacaatcaacatatggattgattatataatattttgtagtctaccaatattttaattaatattttattgggtcatgtcaccaataaataattcgtcgaattgagcaatacttgctcagttgctcgaatattgatccaactatcaatattcagtaatttatcagtaattcgtcgaattgagaaatacttgctcagttgctcgagatccaactataatattcagtaatttgtcgaatgctcgaatattgatccaactatcaatattcagtaattcatcgaattgatgctcaattgctcgaatttacgatatttgctcagacgagcaatatctaagaactgtacgtctaacatgttcaatccatgaatcattgagcattcgtcactcatgctcgatccaacaaaacttagactttaATAAGTCAAccactgactaatcaaatacacgtctgctttgcagactccacgttcgtgagacatcaatcacgtcacatggggggatattacttagggttttggtctggcggcctacggcatgtgtgtccatccacgatgagaaatgtgagtaagtcttgcaaacagttgaaggagttagcaaagtagtgggtggacggttaaccaagtttcCGTACGACATGGGACTgcttttaccacgatctcccacttaaCCAGTCTttcactcatgaaaccgtcatacttactgggatcaatgtgttcgctattctgacaatataaataagctaTGAATCGATGACTGAAAGGACACTTGTTTTTTTTCACGACAACATTCGTATACACACAAGTCCTCTCGATCAAACTTATTCACACATAttcgcagaaaccttcaacacatccacaatccttgatcaccattgatcccacaattctcagctttcctcttacagatcaacccatctccctctttgtgactgaattgactctggaacggccattgacttggtttaggccggagtcctacagattgatctctcgaactcaaagcactcccgtgcagtgcatctgtgtgaggttaagcaatttgctcggttgaggagtctcgtccgaaccgtcgtctcttcacttccctaaaaaaccagcaaatcgtttttccctatctacagTTATAATTAGACACAAGACTAAAAATGCTACCAATCCAGTCCCATGCATGAGTAGAAACACAACAGCTCCAGAGAACATGCTCAAGAGATTCTTCATTGTTATTGCACAAGTAGCATATGTTGGCCATGCTGATTTTGAATCTCTCCCGGCTTCCCTTAggaacttccagttctgagcagCTAAAGAGGGATGGACAAAATGTCTCCAGATAAGAAACGCACCCTCAAAAATTGGGTAACGAGCACGAAGTAACTCCCTTGCTGATTGAACAGAGAAATGGCCTTTGAGGTCTGGCATCCAAACACGAACATCCTCTCCACCTTGCGGTACTGGCAGTTGAGTCAAATCAATGCCAGCAACGATCAAGTGGTTCAAATGCACTTCCGGAATTACACATTCACCATTGATTAAAATGTCACTAACTAGGATTGATCTGTCCAAGACCTGAGCATCAATCAAACTAGGAATATAAACATTAGTACACCAAATGTCAAAATAACTGCTGAGTACACGTccatatacatgtgtaacttctcattacacatgtcatatggatgtgtaacttctggatacacatttcatatgcatgtgtaacttttttgTACATATGTCGCACGCATGTGTAACTGTTTCATGTCGTCAATTACATATCCACATGTATGTGTAACTTTTCATTAAATATCATATGGATGCGTAATTTCTAAATACACataccatatgcatgtgtaacttttgagTATACATGCCGGCGGCGGCGATGGGTGGTTGTGGGAAGTGATAGTGATGGTTGTGGGAGATGGTGGTGGGGGCaatattcttttaataatttcgggtTTATATTTGAATTTTATTATGGGAGCGGATCCCTTAACTTAATTTTGGACTTAAGTTTCTGGCCGTTGATCAACATATAACCAGTCGTTCGATGAATTAGACCTATTAACATAGTTATAATTTTGTTTAGCTCGGCTTAAGCCAAGAGATTAGTGTCTATTTACCATAAATATCTTGAAAACCATATTATGTGACGTAAATCAAGGAAAATCTTCTCCCCCATTGACTATTTCGGATGCAGCTGAGCATTCGCCTTCCCCCACTCTTTGTAATGTTAGATAATTCAATTTGTGATCTTAAACGCAGAAGCTACTATGTAATTCATAAATTAAAACTGACATAGATTAAAACTCTGCCTTCTGAAAAATCCCTCGCATTATGGATTGATTATTAACATCTTTATTTGTTATAACACCATGATCATCTTCCTTTTGCCAATCGTCGTGTGTATTATCCGTGAAATCCATATTTCTGCAGTTAACTAGGTTTTGATGAAACTATTTGTCTGTTTTTGATGTTTCTTAGCAAACTCGGTAAGATAATAAACCAAATATACTGATATATTTTTGGTAAACAGACATTTTTCGGCTTGGCTTAAGTCGAGCTAGACAAAATTCCAATTGTATAAGGTCTAATACATCGAACGGTTGGATATAGAATGATCAATGGACAGAAATTTAAGTGAAAAATTAAGTCAAAAAGTTAAGTTAAGGGATCCGTTCCCTTTTATTTAACATAAAGTTATGAGCGTCTTTTAATATTTTGGGACCTATATTTAAATTTCTTTAACCAAGGGCTTGATGTTATGTTTTAAGTACTGAATGGCTACCAAGTAGCATAGCCTGCATCCACTCTTTAATCTAACTTCTAATAGCAAGTGTTTTTGTTACCATATTTGAAATTCGCCGATCCACCTGCACCCACTCGGTTCTAAAACCCGTCATTTTAATGAATTCGACGCAGGTGGTACCCGCATCCACCCATCCATTGTTCACCCCTACCTCGAGTATAAAATGGGTTCCATCTGTCTCACGAGTCACATGCGGGTGCGGCCCACTAGGCTATACACGAgaattaagaagaaaaagaaatatgaaACATGGAACCATAGGAATGTTTAGATTGTCTGCAAGTCGAGCAGAATTTGATCATCAATCAGATTAACACAAAACAGTTGTTTAAATCGTATTTCATGTCTTACAACGCAAGAGACTGAATTATAGAAACCACCTTATATAGTAAGGAAGTAGGGAAGTAATTGCGCGTAAATATCACCTAACTTGCTCAAGCGGCGCGTTGAATATCACCTAACTTGCCCACACAGTTGTAATTCATTAACTTACAAATCCCTTAGAGCACTAACCTCCCTTTTAAAAAATGATGGTAAGGCGAACGCTGCTGAATGCATCTGTCAATCATAAGGTCGACAGTTgaacaaaattgaaatcaaaacacATTACAAATTACACGAATAtgaatataatacagaaaagaagagaaaaaatgaaCCACGCATTATGAGCAAAAACTACTCCCCATTCAAATAAACACTGAAATGCTAGCAACGCAATAATATACGTGAAATTTCTAATGCGACGACTAATGAGTAGGTCTTGCAAAAATTTGGTGAAAATAAAAGTAGGAACACTATGGTCTGCACACGGTTTGAAGTATTAATTAAATAAAGGGTTTTATTATCAAATAGAGTACCTCTGAGTTGTAGAACATAAGATCCCTTCCATAATTGACGGCTAATTCCAGCTTCTCAATAGGATTTACAGGATTCAAAAAATCAACAGGTGGTCCCTCAGTTGTGCATAAGAGAAATCCGATAGCGCCACTGCGTACCCAAAAGGAGAACTATCATCAAATACTACTAGTATATACTGCATATATTATACTCTTGTAATTATGAACAAATGCAACCATGCTAAGGAGGGTGATTTACCAAAGCTATCATAAAACTTGGGTACTGAATAGGCTCGATAATAGCAGATTAAGTTTAAAATTGCACAGTACACCAATTAGTTCGACAACAAAATTTAAGTTAAGATTCATATTCCCCTCTATCTTATATTCTTATTTCTAATTTCCTCGTATATTTTgtttttcaaacatcataagcTAGTATTTAACCTAATACATGTAGTAAACAATTTGTGCGTGAAACAAAATACTAATTGATATTAATCATATCTCTAGACGATTACTGTAAGTAGTTTAACAAAAATGTCGAGCTTAAGAGAAAACTACAATAGGAAGGCTCTTCATAAGTCATATTTTAACGTTGATATTTGCCACATAGCCTATAGAATTATAGGGAAATCTTAAACGGCTGCGCCAAGTTGGACCTCCAGATGCATATAAGAGTCATAAATGATAAAACTGCATATAAGATGGACCAATACCTTGGATATGTAGGAACTGATGCCCAAGCATAACGGACGGAACCCTTGAATGTTTCCCGGCAAATAGTCATCATGTCTTCAATAAGATGTGTATGAAGCCATAAGCTTTCAGCCATATTACAAAGAACACCACCTGGGCGTAACGCTCTTGCTATCATcacaaaaaatggtttttcaacaaGTTCCTGAGCAGGACCTGAAACAACGAAGTATAGGAACAAGAAGAGTCCCATTTAATTTCACTTATTTCTTCACTTCATTTACACTTGCGCAGCTTTAACGAATATAAAGATGAAAATTTATCGAAAGGAAGAAATAGCAAATGTGGCATTCAGCAAAGAAAATGCAATCTATACATTGGTCaacattgaaggtctaaagaccAATAAGAAAAGTGAATATCTTTGGCAGTTTTAGATGCGTGATATGGGTCCAACGAACTTAAGTCTAGAGGGAAACAATATATTTACTTGTAAGATTAATAGTTTGCTGGTAATTAGTTAGCTCTACAAGTTGTCCCTGTCAAAATATATTGGTTGAGATTCTTTGCATCATCTACTAAAAAAAACCTAGAAAGATGATAAAAATTAAAGGAAATACGGGGACAGATAAAAGAGCACCTACCAACAGGGTCTGACGAATCCACAATAACTGCATCGTAGATCCCTTCGCCCGCATTTCGTAAAAACTCAGTAGCTGTAGCAGTACGCAAAATCAATCACAAACTAATCATAATCAAGTTGCCAACAGTTTTGCAGAGTTTCTGTGTAGCCGGCTAGTGTTGCAACCAAGTTGCCAACAGTTTTACAGGTTTAGTAgccagcaaaaagaagtgtgacgGTGAATTAATCTTATTTAAATCACTTGGTTCAGCAAAAATTTCAACCATCAACTATGGCAAATAGAGAGCAAAAAACAATTACAAGCATACCATCTCCGACATGGAGTTGTACGCGGGGATCCTCAAATCCAACAGCTAATTCTGGAAAGTACTTCTTTGACACCTGGCATACATGGTTTAGCTAATTAACTTGGTGGAAATGAAGAGAAACAACATAGAAATCATGTGATAAAGGTATATTACGCGTCGCACTGCACTTACATCTATGACCATCTTATCTATCTCACAGATATCAATGACCTCTACAGACTTATGACGAGCTATTTCCCTAAGGACCCCACCATCGCCGCCACCTACAACCAGGACCTGCATGCATTAATTCCATAAATTTAGCATATCAGTTCGTTTCGCAGATGCAATTTCACATAGACATACTAGAATAAAAACAATATCTCCTAAAAATCCAGCCTTCAAAATTCCAATCATGCACTGAACATTAGACTAAATATATAGTCATAAGATGAAATAGAATTTAAATGAGAACTGGCACCAAATCTATAAATGCAAAACAATGAGAGACATTGAACTAGGAGTGGGTTTGCGAAATATTTCTTTACATAATAGCGTCTGAAAACCTTCTTCACCTATTAATCAAAGTTAATCAGAAAGGACTTTGTGTATTGTCTTTTACTTCATGATCACTAGAATTAGCTTTTTCGTTATAATGGTTTCCTTTTAATATATTCATGCTCCCTACCTCACGAAGCCCATTTACTTGACTAGCCTGTCATCCATTATTGCAGGAAAAGCATGTCAAACATTAAGTTTAGTTAAACAAGGAGAACATACAGAGAGCAATTTCTTTGACAGAAAAGTTATAATGGTTTTTTAATATAATCATAATCACCACCTATTAATCAAAGTTATTGAGAAAGGACTTTGTGTATTGTCTTTTACTTCATGATCACTAGAGTTAGCTTTTTCGTTATAACGGTTTCCTTTTAATATATTCATTCTCCCTACCTCACGAAGCTCATTTACTTGACTAGCCTGTCATCCATTATTGCAGGAAAAGCATGTCAATCATCAAGCTTTTTAGTTAAACAAGGAGAACATACAGAGAGCAATTACTTTGACAGAAAAGTGTAAGCTAGTTTTAACGGAATTCCTTGGGCCAAAGTGAATCTACTGGGTACAAGCACATCAATGAGTCCAATCATGCTTCTAAAAACACATAGAGAACATACTAGAGAAAAATATCTTTGACAAGAAATGCATGTTGGTTAAAGAAATATCTTTGACAAGAAATGCATGTGTTGGTTAAAGGAATACTTGGGTACAGTCAGCACTACAAAGGGCCTAATAATGCTTCTATATGAATATAGAGAGTAGAGGGAATGGCTAATTGATGGCACAAATATTAGGAATTGATGGCTAATTGATGTGTAGGCAAAATTACCCTTTTGGGGGAAGGGAGTGAACATAGGGGCAGGTGAACGATCATCTCCTGGTAGGCAAATTCATCTTTGTCAGTCAATTGAACAATGTTGTCTAGCACAAGCACTTTTCCATATGTTGCTGACTGCCAACAAAAGTAGAGGAAAGAGTAAGTTGCaacaaggagagaaagaaagcAGAAATCTCTGAAGCCAATCTGAACTTTAAAAAGCAAAAATCAACCTCGAAAACCAAAATTTCTTGATACTCTGACTTCCCTTCGAATAGAACATTTTCAACTTTCATTGAATGTGCCTCCCCTGCAAATGATCAAGGGAAAAAAATTATCAGCCATGAAAATTAGACTCAGATCTATAAAAAAATTTGCAGATATATATTATTTGCATGTGATGATGAACAATGTCAACCAGATGTGGGATGAGATGCATAAAGATATATGAGAATGCATCATCTAAAAGATTGCCTTTTAGGATATCCAAATCGAAACCTTCAAAACACAATTCTCCAGAAGAAGGCTTGCCAAACACAATTCATTGTATGAATCTTCCCTAATGAATTTGTTGTGTCTCCTAATGTGGATTGAACCAAAGGTGCTTGTGAAGTGGAAATGATGCGATTACATACAAGGAGGTGGAAAAGTC comes from Papaver somniferum cultivar HN1 chromosome 7, ASM357369v1, whole genome shotgun sequence and encodes:
- the LOC113299132 gene encoding spermine synthase-like is translated as MAGGVGSGLECQKIMDGKEISGIKVTPVHSCCLKAMATQPELGSKCHSTVVSGWFSEQVSYSDGTRKVYYNNPMWPGEAHSMKVENVLFEGKSEYQEILVFESATYGKVLVLDNIVQLTDKDEFAYQEMIVHLPLCSLPSPKRVLVVGGGDGGVLREIARHKSVEVIDICEIDKMVIDVSKKYFPELAVGFEDPRVQLHVGDATEFLRNAGEGIYDAVIVDSSDPVGPAQELVEKPFFVMIARALRPGGVLCNMAESLWLHTHLIEDMMTICRETFKGSVRYAWASVPTYPSGAIGFLLCTTEGPPVDFLNPVNPIEKLELAVNYGRDLMFYNSEMHSAAFALPSFFKREVSALRDL